From Candoia aspera isolate rCanAsp1 chromosome 4, rCanAsp1.hap2, whole genome shotgun sequence, a single genomic window includes:
- the LOC134496464 gene encoding olfactory receptor 12D1-like, whose protein sequence is MENQTGVNKFILMGLTSPFKFQSLVFTIFLLLYLATLIWNGAIIVVLLAEPHLHTPMYFFLGNLSCFDIFFSTVTVPKMLAGFLSEQHTISFKSCMVQLHFFHFLGSSEVILLGIMAYDRYIAICNPLCYTLLMRKEVYLLMAAAAWSTGFLHALMHAVMTARLPFCGPNHVEHFFCDIKPLLKLACGSTHLNLMLLSIVTTFIVMGPFIFILLSYLYILTFLLLKVKSWRGWQKAFSTCGSHLIVVALLYIPVLFNYMLPTVGTSSQQDMIVTLIYSAVTPVLNPFIYTLRNQEVKIAMKKKWAPQKISLFGE, encoded by the coding sequence ATGGAGAACCAAACAGGAGTGAACAAATTCATCTTAATGGGCTTGACCAGTCCCTTCAAATTTCAGAGTCTGGTATTTACAATCTTTCTGCTTTTGTATCTGGCTACATTGATATGGAATGGTGCTATTATTGTTGTACTTTTAGCTGAACCACACCTTCACACCCCCATGTACTTTTTCCTTGGGAATCTTTCCTGCTTTGACATCTTCTTCTCCACAGTCACTGTACCAAAGATGCTAGCTGGATTTCTTTCAGAGCAGCATACAATATCTTTCAAGAGTTGCATGGTCCAGCTGCATTTTTTCCACTTCTTGGGTAGCAGTGAAGTTATTCTCCTTGGAATAATGGCCTATGACCGCTACATTGCCATATGCAATCCTTTGTGTTATACTCTCCTCATGAGAAAAGAGGTTTATCTCCTGATGGCAGCAGCTGCTTGGTCCACTGGGTTTCTCCATGCCTTGATGCATGCAGTGATGACTGCTCGCCTTCCCTTCTGTGGACCAAATCACGTTGAGCACTTTTTCTGTGACATCAAGCCTTTGTTGAAACTGGCCTGCGGCAGCACACACCTCAACCTCATGCTCCTCAGTATTGTGACCACTTTTATTGTTATGGGCCCTTTTATCTTCATACTTCTCTCCTACCTCTATATCCttactttccttcttttaaaGGTTAAGTCCTGGAGAGGTTGGCAAAAAGCCTTCTCCACTTGTGGGTCCCACCTAATTGTGGTGGCTTTACTTTACATTCCAGTGTTGTTTAACTACATGCTTCCCACTGTGGGTACCTCCTCTCAACAGGACATGATAGTAACCCTCATATATAGTGCAGTTACCCCAGTTTTAAACCCATTTATTTATACACTGAGAAATCAGGAGGTTAAaatagcaatgaaaaaaaaatgggcccCCCAAAAAATATCACTTTTTGGTGAATAG